The sequence TTCCCCGAACCACTCAAAGTTGCAGTATTGCGGTCGGTTCAATGGCGTGCGTATGGTTCATCCAGCCGTTTGTTTACTTGCTCATATTATCTTGCTATTAGGTATCGTGGGAAGGCTAGACAGTCTCGTAGACCAAGTCTACGACCGCTATGTAGATCGATACCACGCTGGAGAGAGTACGTAGTCATACACGCTTATGCCGCTGCTCCGTATGCTGATCGACCACCGAACTTAGAGATATTCGTAGATATTCAAGGCGAAAAGTGCGTTTCCTTTCTTAGACTCAGTTAATTTTGCGTGCTCAAACTATGCTTGATTTGACTTGTTCAATAGGTACTGGGCTCGTATACTCAAGGTTTTCCCGCCAAAGGCACTTGTAGCTACCTGGTCCGCCCACAACGGGAACAACGTTTCTTCCTCTACCAATCCCAACATGCTCACTCCCAGCCGAGCGCCACCCAACGGCCTATCACCTCTCAATCCGAATTACACCAACCCCAACTCGCCATCTGGTTCCAACCATTACTCTCCCACAACGAACATCCTCCCGTGCAAGTTGACCCAACATCGATTGCCCACCGAATAGGTGGAGATTTATCCCTTCCTCCCCAAGAAGCTTTGGCCAAAGACGACCCCGCCGCGTACTTTTATCAAGTACAGTTGATTGAGGAGGGCGATGAGGATGACCTCCCTGAGGCCAACGGTGCAGGTGCAAGTAGTAGTGGCGGAACTAAATGGgctggaagcacaatggaggTCCAAATGGGCGTCATGAGGTGCGTCCTGTGTTTGTGTGTGTGCCAAATGATAGCTGATCGAGATTCGGTTTGTTTTTGCTGCTTTTTTTGTTTACTTAATTTGTCTCTCGATCCGACGCGTCCCACCGTTCTCCCCCAATCGCGTAGTCGGACCGGTTGGCGTTTAGTAAGTCGATATTGCGAAGGTTTATTCGCGAGTGCGTGACCGGGACGCGGCGATCGCTTCACCATGGGTTGTCAAGCCTGCGCTGGCAACAAAATATGGTCTCGAGACGGAGATGCCATGTAAGTATCGAGTTGATATGGTGTTTCTCCTATTGCTAATGAAATGATCAAACTATAGCCGCGATGCGAAAGAGTATGGAGCGTGCAAAAGCCGGAGAACTAGAAAAGCGCAAAAAGGTTTGGGAAGACAAAGAGGATAGACCGTCAAAAAAGGTCAAGAAGCAAGGTGATACAGGCGGTAGGTCTTGTCCATATCCGTTACGCGAGTGCTTTTCTCATGTTACTTGACAGATGATAGTGGGCGTGCTACGCCTGTTGGTAAAGTCAAAGAAACCCCAACGCCCGCTCCAGTGCGACGATACCCGATTGAAGACCTCGACGTGGTACTTACGGATCGAGACCGAAAGGCAAGTGACAATAAACACATTAGGACGGAACTCTGTTTACCAAGTGACGTAGGCGGGCCGGTTAATAATTCGACCACCTTTCAGTCGAGAGGTACCGTTCGGAGAATGGGGCCCTGGTGCATGCGAAAAGTTCCTGATGGTTTGGTCGATATTGACCACATTTGGGTGAGTTTTAAAACATTTGTTGGGTCCAATTTATGTAATTCTTTTTGTGCAAACTAGGAAACCTCTACGATTGAGCTTTTTCACTATGGACGAGTTTGAACAGGCATTAAACCATGTGTATACGCCTCCAAACGAACACAAATTCCCGCGCGTCGTCCCGCTTATGGCCGAGATTCATGGCACTTTATTGCTGCACATTGCCGAACGGGCCGATAAGCTGGTCACTCCTGTTTGGGTCGGCGACTACGGCCCCCTGTACGACTTGTTTAACGATCAAGCAATAATTTTCCGGAGTGAATACCATAAGTTGAAGGCTGTAATGCCTCGAGAGGAGGCGTATGCCCAAGCTGACGCCACGAACAAAAAGCAATTTGCCAAGTTCAGTGGGCCAGAGGAAGATGTACAAGCTCATGTCTGGAGGACAAAGCTCGGTCAGGTTAAACCTACCGAACTGAGCATCGAGGAATTGGTGGAATTAGTCCGGCTCAATTCTTTCATGTATCCCGAGTGGCGAGAGGGAGTTATCGGTGGGCCGGATGAGATAGCGGCATGGGAGATAGTTCTGATTGGGTGTTTGGCCGAGGTGTGTTTGCTTATTCCAAGTTGGGGTTTGGGTCTAACGATACGTTCAGTACGCGACACCAGAAACCTTCCCTCGAGTACGCTCGGTCGTTGGCCAAATCCTCAAACCCCCGCCCATCGCTAAACCTGCTGAACAATCTGACGCACCAAAAATCGCTACCCTCGACGACCCCGATTCTGATTCGGAGGTTGGCTCTAATGGTGGTGGCGGTGAAGATGAACTCAATTACAGGTGGGGATGGATGGCGTTGACACCCCGGGACAAACTTGAGTTGCTGGCCTTTTTGGCTGATTTGGCCATGACGAGTCGAGGAATACGTTCCTTTATGGACGAATGTGACGCAAGGCTGACTACTTTGCGCAAGGAGAAGATTGAGGTCAACAGGGAGAGAAAAAGAGTGTAAGTACGTCATGTTTGGGTTTCATCTCTACTCAAATATCGTCCAGTGCCGAATTGTTGGAAGAGGCAGGCGTGTCGGTCACCAAGATGGAAGAAAAGATGAATAGCACTGCGAACCAGAATGGCGATGCTGAGGAAACGGGCGATGCTGCATCCGAGACTGGATCCGCATCCACCACCCCCTTGCCTGAATCGGGCACTACTACGCGACGGAAATCACGTACTGCCCCTAGCTCGACAGCACCCAACTCCCATTCTGGAACTCCAGAATCAACCCACCCTGTTAACCAACGCGCAGCAGCGCGCGCACAGGCAGCCGAACACAAGGGTCTTGTCAAACAACGCCAGGCCCATATCGACGAGGCCGCCAAGCTCGAAAAGCAGCTCGCCGAGATTGAGCGCGAGTTTAGGCAGTTGTTGGGCGCGACTCGTATGAAGCCATTGGGAAAGGATCGATTCCACAATCGTTTATGGTGGTTCGATGGGATTGCTGGAGTCGGGGCAACAGGGAAAGTTTCTGAAGGGAAGGGGAACAAGGGGAAAGGTCGAACAGTCGAAAAGGAGAGGGAGCGAGAAGCACAGGGCGTTGGAAGAATCTTCTTGCAAGGCCCCGAAAAGGGAGAATGGGAGTTTGTCATGAACGGGCGTGACGAACGAGCTGTGCAGGCGCGAAGAATTGCCGAGGAGGGAGAGGAGTTTATGCTCGAGCCCGGCGAGTGGGCCATGTATGCGGAACCCGAGCAGGTAAGAGATAGAGTTTTTAATCCACTCGTGCGGGGGAAGGTGTGAGGTGGGCGGCAGTTTGGTGTGCTATGGGCGGTTATAGGTGTTGAGCTGGATCGGGACCTTGTGGATCCGTCTTCCATGTTTAGATATTGTTGCTGACCGATGGCTCTTTTACTCTAGATTGAAGAATTTATTGCGTGGTTGAACCCCAAGGGAACGCGAGAGCTTCATCTGAAAAACTCCATGGCCAAATGGGGAGAACCATTGATGGCTGCTGTCGGGAAGCGTAGTTTGGTGAGCAGATGACTTTTCTTCCTGTCTTTTTTTCGTTTGCTCTAGACCTGGGACGGATCTTGTGTTATATGTTATGACTCGTGTCCCTGCCACCCAAGACATGGGTTATATGAGTGTATATTGCTCTCGATAGCCGGGTCTGATGGACGTTCGCTTGTAATGCGCTCGATGAGCGCTGTCGTCCATCATGCAATCTACATTGATCAACGCTACAAGAGTAATTACTGACGCAATCTAACTTGCAGGAGCTATCTGGCGGCAATCGCGGACAAGCAAACGAGACGAGACGTAGTAGTCGTGTGAAAGCTGGCGCTGGAGACAGTCGCGAGTCCTATCTTACTTGGACAAATAAACGTGTTAGATAACCGGTCAAGTACGGAACTCTTTTGGGATGTCAATTAGTCGCTGTTTGTAATTCGTGTTTATAATCTTGGTCCGTTTTTGTTGCTATTGTTTTGGTTGATTGCAGTATTCAAGCAAATCGAGATCATACCTCCGTTATGTGTCACCTGGGGTGAATCCTGTCCAATAGTTTGTGCGTATGCTTACGGCGGGATCGGCAATCATGGCAGGTTGCCCTTGTCGTCGGGGCACCAAGCTGATTGCCTGGGTCGGCCAAGTATTAAGGCACTCGGAAGTTGATTCTGCATAGTTGTGTTATCTGTAGCAATTGAGTATCTAAATGGTGGTAGGGTATATCCGGTATTCATTGCAACTGGTCCGGTAATTTATCTAAGCCAATTTCAACTATACTGCGTTCAGATAGAATGACTAAAAGTACAAACTGTGCTCCGGCCACTACAACTCATGTGACCCGTAGGCTCCCCAGGACAAGTATGTGGGGTAGTCATTGATACGCGGGCTGGTTCTGCCGTAGGAGGCGACTTCGGCTCAGACATGCACCCACCGCGAGAAGGTTCCAGTAAGCGCCTATACTCACCTAATATGGATAGGAGCCACTTTATATATTTTGGTTGGTTGATTTTCTTGTTTACCTAGCTCTCCGACTTTTCCCTCCACTATAGCCATGGCTAGCAATACCCCGAATCAACGTTCGCATCCAACTCTCATACAGACAACTGGGACTCCGATTCGCTATGGAACGCCGGTCGGGCAAGGGACACACTTAATAGGGACACCAATCCCCAGACAGAATTTACAAGTCCAGGGTGGGGATCCCGACACACCGAGAAGAAGTTCGTTTTCAGGCCGAATGAGGGCGGCGTCTCTCAGTGTCCGGGATGCAATTGGATCATGTACGTCTCAATTATGTCGACCAGTTTTAATTTGACGTTAATCTCTTCAATTGATTTTAAATCCAGATCAACACTCCCAGACTCAGCTTTATGGTACTTTTTTGGGCTCCCCCTCGAACGTCAGCCATATGCGAAGAAGATTGGAAGATGAAGAGGCCAATGTATCGGAGGATGGGGATCTCACTGGCGAGGAGGAGTGGTCAGATGAAGAACGGGAAGGTGATGACTATGACGTCGATGAAGAACAAGAACAGGACGACGAATCCCATGACTTGGACGCTCAACGCCTAATCATTCGACCCGGACCGATGCTCAACGAGTATGGAACTAGTCCACGTTCCATATTACGCGAGCCTGGGTCTGTTGCGTCCAGTCCAGATGAACGGCGGCTATTACTCGCCACCAAGGTACCAACATATTCGGACAACGCGAGCGATTCTAGGGGACGGCCCCTTGGACAAACATTTACCAGTAATTCATCCCCTCGTACCCGCCGGCTCTCGATAGTTAGTCGCCGGAAGAGCATCTCCAGACCACCCCGGGGATCTTCCAGTTATGGACAAACTGTGAGTTGCTAACGGGATTCACCCCACGGTATGTTTGACCCGTCCCTACTATATCACAGCTCTTCAACGCGATCGCCATCTTGCTTGGTGTCGGGATGCTTTCGGAGCCACTGGCATTCGCATATGCCGGATGGGTTGGAGGTTTCATCTTGATTACGTTCTATGGATTTTTGACTTGCTACACGTGAGTTGAATCGCGCCTCGATTAAGGTTCCAAAGTGACGTTTTCCAGTGCGAAAATACTCGCACGAATCATTTTGTCCGACGGACGGTTGCGCACGTACGCTGACATTGGTCAAAAGGCATTCGGGCCAAGGAGCAATGCCTTTACCAGCTTACTTTTCTGTTTGGAGCTTTTCTCTCTTAGGCGAGTACGCATTTAGTCAGTATTAGAAACTGACAAGTTGACATGAATCGTTTTAGTGTTGTGCTTGTAGTCTTATTTAGCGATAGTATGCACGCAGTCGCACCACAATTCTCCTCCCATGAATACAAAGTGCTAGGCCTTATCATGTAAGTTTTCCTGGTGTTCCAAGTTGTCGAGCCTATTGCTGACCACCTCTCGCAACTCCCTTATCGTCAACTGTTGGCGTATACATTCAACTCGACCCACGCTTAATTTGGAACTCGACCCATCCCGGGAACTCGGTTCAGACTATTGCCCTCGATCTTTTTGCCACTCCATCTCCTATCTTTTGCATCTTTACTTGGGATATTGGCAACTGTGTTTATTATTGTTGTGATATTTGTTGATGGATTCTCCAAGGTATGTCCAAGACATCTGTCTGATTTTGACTATCGATCTCACGATCGCCGCGTCTACTCCTCACATGCATGTAAAATTGGCTCAATTGGTTCAATCGGACCTTCAATCATACAACCTCTGCCCAAAAAATTAATACAGACTCAAGCTCCTGGAAGTCTGTGGGAAGCAGCGCCAACAGACTTGGCTCCCAACTGGGCCGCGCTTCCGGTGTCCTTTGGGCTTTTTATGGCTGGCGTAAGTGGTTCTCATCGGATGCATGTTTATTGCGTGAGAACTGACAAATACGCTTCCGGATCTCGTACTCTATCCAAACCTTGGGTACTCGAGTAGTTCGCTGGTCACGCTGTCATACCTTCGTTAGCACGGGACATGGCAGAGCCAGAACACTTTGACAGCATGATTAACTGGGCGTTCGTAAGTGCAATTACTGCCCCCCCTTGAACATTAGTATGAACACCCAAGGTAGTTCGTCGCTACCCTTGTGTATGGTATTGTTGGTGCCGGCGGATATGTTATGTTTGGGAGGGACGTAAGCGATGAAGTGAGTAAAGCTCTAAGAGCATTTCAATGGCTCGGTGCCAATTTACCAACCGCGAAACTAGGTTAGCGTCGACTTAATGAAGATACCCGAATATAATCAAACTCTTAACAAGGTAGCTGTGTGGATGTTGGTTATCAGCCCATTGTAAGCACCTATAATCTTTGGATATAGCATCGCGTACTCAAATGCGGGCTTTTAGGACTAAATTTGCCTTGTGCACTCGCCCTGTAAGATCAACCCCGATTTTTGGTTGCACATCCCACTAATCTCCGCTCTAGTAAATATCACCATCGAAATTATGCTCGGAATCGAACAATCTCATGCCCCGGCTCATTCACCCGAACGACCTCCCTCTCCATCACAAAAACAGCAAGCACATATCGACATGGTTCCTTCTCACCAAGCTCGCGAAAAGCGAAACAATATCCTGCGTGCTATCGAGCGCACCGGTCTTGCTCTAGCCGTGGTTGCGGTTGCGATTCTGTTCCCAGAATTCGGAGTCGTCATGGCCTTCCTTGGCGCATTCAGCGCGTTTATGTTGTGTGTCATTGGCCCTATATGCGCCAAATCTGCATTGAACCGAAAGGTCGAAGTTCTCGACGCATTTTTACTGGTTGTTGCAGTCGGAATGGCTGGTGCTGGAACTTGGGTCGCGTTTGCAACAGGAAAGGGTGCATAGACATGGATATGACCCCCAAGAGGACGTTTCTAGGGAGGTAGAGGCCGATTGAGGGTACATATATGGTTTGAGTTTCGATAGTAATTTCACCACATCACTAGGTTTGGGAATTTTAGAGCACACCTCTTTCATCATATTCAAGCGTTGTAACTCCCAAATAATTATCATACACACATTCAGATATAACGTTATACCGCCTGGGCCTGAGAGATTATCTTTGTGAGTTCTGTAATGATATTGCGTTAGTAGATACTCCTTGAATCTAGTCACGGCACTTACGAGGAAGCTGGATGTTCTCTCTAATGACAGTCGCAACTGGTTGATTGTCTGGGTTCGGTGGGATAGCAATGACACCCGTCGCCGCATCTAGCTCCCATCCAAGCGATTCGACGTAACTGTCCAAGTCTGAATCTGTATATCCAGTCGTCAGCTCCGAGTGCCATGTACATCAGGCAGTATTATAGGGCCGGCAGGTGATAAAACGAGGGAAACACAGGAGCGCCTGACATACCGTCAAGATCCAAGTACGTGCCCAACCGTTTTCGCGTAATAGTCTTGAAAGCAGCCGTCACCGCTCGAACCGCTACTTCACGGACCGAATCTTCAAACCCTACAACCTCGACAGTATAGTTCTCCCGTAGAGCAGCGCATGCCTCGGATCGATAGAAAGCCCAAAAGGCAGGAAAACGGCATGCTAGGAGTTGTGTAGACAATTGGGTAAGAATCTGCAGAGCGCCTGGCAGAGGGTCTGGTTCCCCATCGGGGAGAGGAAGGTTCTATAATAAATTTGAGTTTTAGTAGATGTATTGTCCTCCAAAATTAACACTTACTTGTCGCTCACCGAGAAGTGCTACGCAAAGGTTAAAGTCGCATGCTGGTGCCGCCGTGAGGGATTTTATAAGAATATTAATGACTACATCTGGGTTGTAGAGATCGGGGTTAAACTGATAACTATGTATCAAGAGGGATTGTCATTGGATATCTACACCCGGTTAGAATTCTGAGAGGACATACAGTTTAAGGATAGCGAGGTTAGCAAGGCAGTCGTATTCCTTTTCCCTAATTTGATGA comes from Rhizoctonia solani chromosome 4, complete sequence and encodes:
- a CDS encoding imitation switch two complex protein, with translation MPLVRRKQVAMHSLPPELIDNPNDTRDVFYLEETGEIFLDYESYASRMSFYKMKVFQCETTGKGGLDYFQALHSEQTESSNLLARFPEPLKVAVLRSVQWRIVGRLDSLVDQVYDRYVDRYHAGEKIFVDIQGEKYWARILKVFPPKALVATWSAHNGNNVSSSTNPNMLTPSRAPPNGLSPLNPNYTNPNSPSGGDLSLPPQEALAKDDPAAYFYQVQLIEEGDEDDLPEANGAGASSSGGTKWAGSTMEVQMGVMSRTGWRLPALATKYGLETEMPSAMRKSMERAKAGELEKRKKVWEDKEDRPSKKVKKQGDTGDDSGRATPVGKVKETPTPAPVRRYPIEDLDVAGRLIIRPPFSREVPFGEWGPGACEKFLMVWSILTTFGKPLRLSFFTMDEFEQALNHVYTPPNEHKFPRVVPLMAEIHGTLLLHIAERADKLVTPVWVGDYGPLYDLFNDQAIIFRSEYHKLKAVMPREEAYAQADATNKKQFAKFSGPEEDVQAHVWRTKLGQVKPTELSIEELVELVRLNSFMYPEWREGVIGGPDEIAAWEIVLIGCLAEYATPETFPRVRSVVGQILKPPPIAKPAEQSDAPKIATLDDPDSDSEVGSNGGGGEDELNYRWGWMALTPRDKLELLAFLADLAMTSRGIRSFMDECDARLTTLRKEKIEVNRERKRVAELLEEAGVSVTKMEEKMNSTANQNGDAEETGDAASETGSASTTPLPESGTTTRRKSRTAPSSTAPNSHSGTPESTHPVNQRAAARAQAAEHKGLVKQRQAHIDEAAKLEKQLAEIEREFRQLLGATRMKPLGKDRFHNRLWWFDGIAGVGATGKVSEGKGNKGKGRTVEKEREREAQGVGRIFLQGPEKGEWEFVMNGRDERAVQARRIAEEGEEFMLEPGEWAMYAEPEQIEEFIAWLNPKGTRELHLKNSMAKWGEPLMAAVGKRSLELSGGNRGQANETRRSSRVKAGAGDSRESYLTWTNKRVR
- a CDS encoding Transmembrane amino acid transporter protein; translation: MASNTPNQRSHPTLIQTTGTPIRYGTPVGQGTHLIGTPIPRQNLQVQGGDPDTPRRSSFSGRMRAASLSVRDAIGSYQHSQTQLYGTFLGSPSNVSHMRRRLEDEEANVSEDGDLTGEEEWSDEEREGDDYDVDEEQEQDDESHDLDAQRLIIRPGPMLNEYGTSPRSILREPGSVASSPDERRLLLATKVPTYSDNASDSRGRPLGQTFTSNSSPRTRRLSIVSRRKSISRPPRGSSSYGQTLFNAIAILLGVGMLSEPLAFAYAGWVGGFILITFYGFLTCYTAKILARIILSDGRLRTYADIGQKAFGPRSNAFTSLLFCLELFSLRRVRIYVVLVVLFSDSMHAVAPQFSSHEYKVLGLIMYVQDICLILTIDLTIAASTPHMHTQAPGSLWEAAPTDLAPNWAALPVSFGLFMAGFAGHAVIPSLARDMAEPEHFDSMINWAFFVATLVYGIVGAGGYVMFGRDVSDEVSVDLMKIPEYNQTLNKVAVWMLVISPLTKFALCTRPVRSTPIFVNITIEIMLGIEQSHAPAHSPERPPSPSQKQQAHIDMVPSHQAREKRNNILRAIERTGLALAVVAVAILFPEFGVVMAFLGAFSAFMLCVIGPICAKSALNRKVEVLDAFLLVVAVGMAGAGTWVAFATGKGA
- a CDS encoding eukaryotic translation initiation factor 3 subunit K, giving the protein MRIIKPLSSRRSHSNGIVAKKWLKPEARPEVIDQLVDGVDRYNPHNAGLLEDYLYHQIREKEYDCLANLAILKLYQFNPDLYNPDVVINILIKSLTAAPACDFNLCVALLGERQNLPLPDGEPDPLPGALQILTQLSTQLLACRFPAFWAFYRSEACAALRENYTVEVVGFEDSVREVAVRAVTAAFKTITRKRLGTYLDLDDSDLDSYVESLGWELDAATGVIAIPPNPDNQPVATVIRENIQLPQLTKIISQAQAV